In a single window of the Dreissena polymorpha isolate Duluth1 chromosome 3, UMN_Dpol_1.0, whole genome shotgun sequence genome:
- the LOC127874952 gene encoding uncharacterized protein LOC127874952 has protein sequence MSQLGTIDYFESSDAYVKERRCKSMYLFFKRFLKPIAYITLNVVVTICVICFFKLSGFFGIVSNVTAKAVNETRNQTGNLSMSHFPTEIKPDSISQETMYALFGMDANTLAHSDIIRWKRLEGSDSILQSENDPCVIFKNPGLYSTFSEITFKFNLSQSSWKLPGHSITVKRNEDETLIKKRNFENPRFHKEDRLLLQTTSIHAFICIGQGDKVCVHAAPQDMVYWSELDNSLTFLSVNVLCTHKQNSR, from the exons ATGTCGCAGTTAGGAACCATAGACTATTTTGAATCAAGTGATGCATATGTTAAGGAAAGAAGATGCAAgtcaatgtatttattttttaaacgatttcTAAAACCGATAGCCTACATCACACTGAACGTTGTAGTGACCATATGtgtgatatgtttttttaaacttagCGGGTTTTTTGGAATTGTGTCAAATGTCACAGCAAAAGCAGTCAACGAAACA AGAAATCAAACGGGAAACCTGTCGATGTCCCATTTTCCCACAG AGATTAAACCGGACTCCATTAGCCAGGAAACCATGTACGCTTTGTTTGGCATGGATGCGAATACTTTGGCCC ACTCTGATATAATTCGATGGAAAAGGTTAGAGGGATCCGATTCAATACTCCAAAGTGAAAATGACCCTTGTGTCATATTTAAAAACCCGGGATTGTACAGCACGTTTTCAGAAATCACGTTCAAGTTCAATCTATCACAATCGTCATGGAAACTTCCCGGGCACTCTATCACCGTCAAACGAAACGAAGACGAAACCCTGATCAAGAAGAGGAACTTTGAGAATCCTCGATTCCATAAGGAAGACCGCTTGCTTCTACAGACGACCAGTATCCACGCATTCATCTGTATTGGGCAAGGCGATAAGGTGTGTGTGCATGCCGCGCCACAGGACATGGTTTACTGGTCTGAACTGGACAACTCTCTTACGTTTTTAAGTGTTAACGTCTTATGTACGCACAAACAAAACTCTCGATAG